The proteins below come from a single Desulfobulbaceae bacterium genomic window:
- a CDS encoding methyl-accepting chemotaxis protein: MSKKSFANLPFNLKILFSILSVLVCSLAVGGHLMNNFVENQMTATYLDSVDTLSRSLQEGVKGSLERGQMKTFKKLLASQLQVKGVLDVSLYSKEGKINLSSSEIGAVPALLPA, translated from the coding sequence TTGCAAATCTACCATTCAATTTAAAGATACTGTTTTCCATACTTTCTGTTCTTGTCTGTTCTTTGGCAGTCGGAGGACATTTGATGAACAATTTTGTAGAAAACCAGATGACCGCCACCTATCTTGATTCCGTTGACACCTTGTCGAGGTCTCTACAGGAAGGAGTTAAAGGTTCTTTAGAAAGAGGCCAGATGAAAACTTTCAAAAAACTGCTGGCTTCGCAGCTGCAAGTTAAGGGAGTTCTTGATGTTTCCCTCTATAGTAAAGAGGGTAAAATCAATCTCTCGTCATCTGAGATTGGTGCCGTTCCGGCCCTTTTGCCTGCTG